From the Paenibacillus sp. FSL H8-0548 genome, one window contains:
- a CDS encoding ABC transporter permease subunit, with translation MNTALFLSTVKRTYRLFAIFTALILFYLLVIMGMYTSSLESDPFAMLPEAMRDALGLSAGLHGMTGFIATGFYGVTFVVFMIILCIIAANQLIANLVDRGSMAYLLSTPVSRSKIAITQATVLLTGLFMLISITTAVGLIAGSILIDQDDFNRSAFIQINAMGFLLFFAISGYAFFFSSIFNEAKQSLLASGALSVVFYMFQLLSNMSNDLKWLDRFTVLTFFKPAEIAAGSADLLPSMIGLGMIGLLFYTSAIYVFKRRDLPL, from the coding sequence ATGAACACAGCACTATTTCTATCTACAGTGAAGAGAACCTATAGGCTGTTTGCAATATTTACAGCGCTCATCTTATTTTATTTGCTAGTTATCATGGGTATGTATACATCAAGTCTTGAATCTGATCCATTCGCCATGCTGCCCGAGGCTATGCGTGATGCGTTGGGGTTAAGCGCTGGTTTACATGGAATGACAGGATTTATAGCCACAGGCTTTTATGGCGTTACTTTTGTTGTTTTCATGATTATTTTATGTATCATCGCTGCAAATCAATTAATAGCTAATTTAGTAGATCGGGGTTCAATGGCTTATTTACTTTCTACACCTGTCTCAAGAAGCAAGATAGCGATAACTCAGGCCACTGTCCTGCTTACAGGGCTATTCATGCTTATATCAATTACAACGGCAGTGGGTTTAATAGCGGGCTCTATTTTAATTGATCAAGATGATTTCAACCGTTCAGCATTTATTCAAATCAATGCCATGGGGTTTTTATTGTTTTTTGCCATTAGCGGATATGCCTTCTTCTTTTCCTCTATATTCAACGAAGCGAAGCAATCGCTTCTCGCTTCGGGAGCGCTGTCAGTCGTATTCTACATGTTTCAATTACTTTCAAATATGTCCAATGATCTGAAATGGCTTGATCGATTTACTGTGCTTACTTTCTTTAAGCCGGCAGAAATAGCAGCTGGGAGCGCAGATCTTTTGCCAAGTATGATTGGTCTTGGTATGATTGGACTATTGTTTTATACGAGTGCTATTTATGTATTTAAAAGAAGAGATTTACCTTTGTAA
- a CDS encoding ABC transporter ATP-binding protein: MIQLNELTKTFKNGRGIFQLNFVVKRGEVFGFLGPNGAGKSTTIRHLMGFIKPESGNAEINGLDCWRKSAEIQLHVGYLPGEIAFPEGLNGYQLLKMLAGMRGMKDYGTSLDLLIERLQFDVRTPFRKMSKGMKQKVGIVATFMHDPSVLILDEPTSGLDPLMQNVFIELVKEAKDAGKTVIMSSHSFEEINRTCDRAGIIKDGRIIAIEDVQQLQTMQRKMIDLTLATKQDITVIRESNLEIVDEEGLTIKVALQGNYDEFIQTLSKCKVKNMDIHAQKLEDIFMHYYVQKERMG; encoded by the coding sequence ATGATTCAACTCAATGAGCTAACAAAGACCTTTAAAAACGGTAGAGGCATATTTCAATTAAACTTTGTAGTAAAGCGTGGGGAAGTTTTTGGTTTTTTAGGTCCAAATGGGGCAGGTAAGTCCACCACCATTCGTCATTTAATGGGATTCATAAAACCTGAAAGCGGCAACGCAGAAATTAATGGGCTTGATTGCTGGAGAAAGAGTGCAGAAATTCAACTTCATGTTGGTTATTTGCCAGGGGAGATTGCTTTTCCAGAAGGACTGAACGGATACCAATTGCTAAAGATGCTTGCAGGAATGAGGGGCATGAAGGATTATGGTACATCACTTGATCTACTAATTGAACGACTGCAGTTTGATGTTCGAACTCCATTTCGCAAAATGTCAAAAGGCATGAAACAGAAGGTCGGAATTGTAGCGACTTTCATGCACGACCCCTCGGTGCTTATACTTGATGAGCCAACATCGGGACTTGATCCTCTTATGCAGAATGTATTTATTGAACTGGTGAAGGAGGCAAAGGACGCTGGAAAGACAGTTATCATGTCGTCACATAGCTTTGAGGAAATCAATAGGACCTGTGACCGTGCAGGAATTATAAAAGACGGCCGTATTATCGCAATTGAAGATGTGCAGCAGCTGCAAACGATGCAAAGAAAAATGATTGATCTCACACTGGCTACGAAGCAGGACATCACTGTGATTCGCGAATCAAATTTGGAAATTGTTGATGAGGAAGGTCTTACTATAAAAGTGGCTTTGCAGGGAAATTACGATGAATTCATTCAAACCTTATCAAAGTGTAAAGTGAAGAATATGGATATTCATGCGCAGAAGCTTGAAGACATTTTTATGCATTATTATGTTCAAAAGGAGAGAATGGGATGA
- a CDS encoding TetR/AcrR family transcriptional regulator yields the protein MDGYRQRTENKRKAIQLAALDLFASHGIAKVSLAEIAKKARVSPVTIYNYFGTKDALVKGVMIYFLEEEWRRQIELMQSDLPFLEKVKRLMFDGEEWTGKWNKEILEELLSNDNEWKQMVEDMFEDVLPELMRFIETGKNEGYIDRDLSSNTILVYFRLLKEIKLTPIFKEVSTNTRMLEELSRIMFYGLLNHKTEDLI from the coding sequence ATGGATGGTTACCGGCAGCGTACAGAAAACAAAAGAAAGGCCATACAGCTTGCCGCGCTCGATTTATTCGCTAGTCACGGCATTGCGAAAGTTAGCCTTGCTGAAATTGCAAAGAAGGCTCGTGTATCGCCTGTAACGATTTATAATTATTTTGGCACCAAGGATGCGCTTGTCAAAGGAGTCATGATTTACTTTTTAGAAGAAGAATGGCGCAGGCAAATTGAGCTAATGCAAAGTGACCTTCCGTTTCTTGAGAAAGTAAAAAGATTAATGTTTGACGGCGAAGAGTGGACAGGTAAATGGAATAAAGAAATTCTTGAAGAGCTGCTTTCTAATGATAATGAATGGAAACAAATGGTTGAAGATATGTTTGAGGATGTTTTGCCAGAATTAATGCGATTCATCGAGACTGGGAAAAACGAGGGCTATATCGATCGTGATTTGTCTTCTAATACTATACTTGTCTATTTTAGACTTCTTAAGGAGATTAAGCTCACACCTATTTTTAAAGAAGTAAGTACCAATACACGTATGCTCGAGGAATTAAGCAGAATAATGTTTTATGGTTTACTTAATCATAAAACAGAGGACCTAATTTAA
- a CDS encoding TetR/AcrR family transcriptional regulator, which produces MPKKFNENEKQWIRKKLFEEGKRRFESVGLKKTSVEDLTKASGIAQGSFYMFYGSKEELLYHILLEEEAAIRNQILATVKEISTVTKEDIKQFLLEALRLLDENPLIRQMYLDGEFAQLVRKLPPELLKRNFSEDTDALMPVIHSWQAAGILVHTRPELIVSLIRSLVLLTLHKPEIGTDIYNDTLSFLLDLISEGMVAKRD; this is translated from the coding sequence ATGCCTAAAAAATTCAATGAAAATGAAAAACAATGGATACGAAAAAAACTATTTGAGGAAGGCAAACGACGCTTCGAGTCAGTTGGTCTAAAAAAAACGAGTGTAGAGGACCTAACCAAAGCCTCCGGAATTGCGCAAGGCTCCTTCTATATGTTCTACGGTTCTAAAGAAGAGCTCCTCTATCACATCCTGCTTGAGGAAGAAGCTGCAATACGCAATCAGATCCTTGCCACGGTAAAGGAGATATCAACGGTAACAAAAGAAGATATTAAACAATTTCTGCTTGAGGCATTACGTTTATTAGACGAAAACCCCTTAATCCGTCAGATGTATTTGGATGGTGAGTTTGCTCAGCTTGTCCGAAAGCTCCCCCCGGAACTACTAAAGCGTAATTTTTCAGAGGATACCGATGCGCTAATGCCCGTTATTCATTCTTGGCAAGCAGCTGGAATTCTAGTACACACGCGTCCTGAACTAATTGTCAGTTTGATTAGATCTTTGGTACTACTTACTTTACATAAGCCGGAGATCGGAACGGATATTTATAACGACACCCTTTCATTTTTACTGGACTTGATCTCAGAAGGCATGGTCGCTAAAAGAGACTAA
- a CDS encoding ABC transporter ATP-binding protein, with protein sequence MINVNHLKYAYPASTNTVLNDLSFSIAEGEVFGFLGPSGAGKSTTQKILIGALKNYTGSVQVLGNEIKNTTPDYYERIGVAFEFPNFYSKFTALENLNVFRSLYAGATEEPMRLLELVGLEEAAHMKVSQLSKGMKMRLNFCRSLLHRPSVLFLDEPTSGLDPVNAKRMKDIIIEKKASGTTIVITTHNMVAAEELCDRVAFIVDGHIKLIDSPRELKLRFGQKQIRVDYLKEQERLSAHFSMIGLADDPSFLNLLRNEQIETIHSLEASLEQIFIDITGRLLQ encoded by the coding sequence ATTATTAATGTCAACCATCTGAAATATGCGTACCCAGCATCAACAAATACAGTTCTAAATGATTTAAGTTTTTCTATTGCAGAAGGGGAAGTGTTCGGGTTTTTAGGACCATCAGGCGCTGGAAAGAGCACTACCCAAAAAATACTTATTGGTGCCCTCAAAAATTACACGGGCAGTGTACAGGTTCTTGGAAATGAAATAAAGAATACTACCCCAGATTACTATGAACGCATTGGTGTTGCATTTGAATTTCCAAACTTCTACAGCAAATTTACAGCTCTTGAGAATTTAAATGTCTTCCGCTCCTTATATGCCGGCGCTACAGAGGAACCTATGCGACTACTGGAGCTGGTTGGACTTGAGGAGGCAGCCCATATGAAGGTGTCACAGCTTTCTAAAGGAATGAAAATGAGGCTTAATTTTTGCCGTTCCTTGCTTCATCGTCCTAGTGTCTTATTTCTTGATGAGCCTACTTCCGGTCTTGATCCCGTAAATGCCAAACGAATGAAGGATATAATAATAGAGAAAAAAGCATCCGGTACAACCATCGTTATTACAACGCATAACATGGTGGCCGCAGAGGAGCTTTGCGATCGTGTCGCTTTCATCGTCGACGGTCATATCAAGCTCATTGATTCCCCCCGTGAACTAAAGCTGCGCTTTGGACAGAAACAAATTCGAGTTGACTATTTAAAGGAGCAAGAACGTTTAAGTGCACATTTTTCAATGATTGGGTTGGCTGATGATCCATCCTTTCTAAATCTTCTCCGCAACGAACAGATCGAAACCATACATTCATTGGAAGCATCGCTTGAGCAAATATTCATCGATATAACAGGGAGACTCTTACAATGA
- a CDS encoding ABC transporter permease encodes MRMLMTILYDIRFQWRHGFYFVYLLVCTIYLILLHSIPVHYKETAALLLTFSDPSALGLILAGGIVLLEKDQGIHDSLFVTPIRLREYLIAKSISLSIISVLSAWVIHIFALGMPSSPFLFTFAVMLTSSFFTLLSIGVVVRSQSINGFILLSQLYALPFALPLLDFFDIGPRFMYLIFPTEGSLLLLKSMLQQIAVGEAIYGVIILSIGNAVVFFWAQYSFNQNILLNMGSGEG; translated from the coding sequence ATGAGAATGCTGATGACGATATTATACGATATTCGCTTCCAGTGGCGGCATGGGTTTTATTTCGTCTATCTATTGGTTTGTACAATCTATCTTATTCTACTCCACTCTATTCCTGTGCATTACAAAGAAACGGCCGCACTCCTGCTTACCTTCTCTGACCCGAGCGCGCTCGGACTAATCCTAGCGGGAGGCATTGTATTGCTGGAGAAGGATCAGGGCATACATGACAGTCTGTTTGTAACGCCGATTCGTTTAAGGGAATACCTGATCGCTAAATCGATCTCATTATCAATTATCTCGGTCCTCTCGGCATGGGTTATTCATATTTTTGCTCTAGGTATGCCTTCTTCCCCCTTTTTATTTACATTTGCCGTCATGCTGACTTCAAGTTTTTTCACGTTGCTTTCTATCGGCGTAGTTGTCCGTTCCCAATCCATTAACGGCTTTATTCTCCTTTCACAGCTATATGCACTGCCGTTTGCATTACCTTTGCTTGATTTTTTTGATATAGGACCCAGGTTTATGTATTTAATCTTCCCAACAGAGGGCTCTCTGCTGCTTCTAAAATCGATGCTTCAGCAAATAGCGGTTGGTGAGGCTATTTATGGAGTTATCATTTTATCCATTGGCAATGCTGTTGTTTTTTTCTGGGCGCAGTATTCCTTCAATCAGAACATCTTACTAAACATGGGGAGCGGAGAAGGATGA
- a CDS encoding DUF2179 domain-containing protein: MSPLLLISSIAIINITYVSLFTLRLIFLIKGRRGAASLLAMVEVFIYLAGLNLVLQNLSNPINMVAYCLGFGAGVYLGSRIEEYMALGYSVVQVIADSVETTLPDKLRSYGYGVTSWLADGKDGKRLVMQVLVKRSNEKRLMDSIAADAPRAFVISHEPRHFKGGFWTKMIER; encoded by the coding sequence ATGAGCCCGTTATTGCTTATTAGTTCAATTGCTATTATTAATATAACCTACGTATCGTTGTTTACGCTGCGCCTAATATTTCTAATAAAAGGGAGAAGAGGCGCAGCCTCTCTCCTTGCAATGGTTGAAGTGTTCATTTATTTAGCCGGGTTGAATCTTGTTCTACAAAATCTTTCCAATCCTATTAATATGGTAGCCTACTGCCTTGGCTTCGGAGCAGGCGTCTATCTGGGGAGCCGAATCGAAGAGTATATGGCGCTAGGCTATTCCGTCGTGCAGGTCATCGCCGATTCCGTAGAGACTACGCTGCCGGACAAGCTAAGAAGTTACGGGTATGGCGTGACGTCTTGGCTAGCAGACGGCAAGGATGGCAAGCGGCTCGTAATGCAAGTGCTCGTCAAGCGAAGTAATGAGAAGCGACTCATGGATAGTATTGCAGCAGATGCTCCGCGTGCGTTCGTGATTTCTCACGAGCCAAGACATTTTAAAGGCGGATTTTGGACGAAAATGATTGAAAGGTAG
- the thpD gene encoding ectoine hydroxylase: protein MNPILKSDQLEKQLLADKYPSRVTDVPVIMKREDPVIYSEWTEQSPLTTEQLDFYEQNGFLVLDQFFSAEEITEWRSELKKLGDIYRKEEAEHVILEPESREVRSIFAIHDHNECFKKLAEHPRLVKIANYLLGSDIYVHQSRINFKPGFTGKEFYWHSDFETWHVEDGMPAMRAFSCSIALEDNYHHNGPLMVIPGSHKKFISCIGKTPDNHFKQSLRRQEYGVPDPDSLEMLRKEGGIHTALGSAGSIILFDCNTMHGSNSNITPDPRSNVFLVYNSKENKLQKPYSGQSPRPLYIAARE, encoded by the coding sequence ATGAATCCTATTTTGAAATCAGACCAGTTAGAGAAACAATTGTTAGCGGATAAGTATCCATCCAGAGTAACTGATGTACCCGTTATAATGAAACGTGAAGACCCGGTGATTTATTCTGAATGGACGGAGCAAAGTCCTTTGACCACGGAGCAATTGGATTTCTACGAACAAAACGGTTTTTTGGTTCTAGATCAATTCTTCTCAGCGGAGGAAATTACTGAATGGCGGTCGGAATTGAAAAAGCTTGGTGACATTTATCGTAAGGAAGAGGCGGAGCACGTAATTTTAGAGCCGGAAAGTAGAGAAGTACGTTCAATCTTCGCCATTCATGATCATAATGAATGTTTCAAAAAGCTGGCCGAGCATCCGCGACTCGTAAAAATAGCAAACTACTTACTAGGGTCGGACATTTATGTTCACCAATCACGCATTAATTTCAAGCCGGGCTTTACGGGCAAAGAGTTTTATTGGCATTCGGATTTCGAGACATGGCATGTGGAAGATGGAATGCCGGCAATGCGGGCGTTCAGCTGTTCTATAGCGCTAGAGGATAACTATCATCATAATGGACCGTTAATGGTTATTCCCGGTTCACATAAGAAATTTATATCTTGTATCGGTAAGACGCCGGACAATCATTTTAAGCAATCGCTTCGCCGGCAGGAATACGGAGTTCCAGATCCGGATAGTCTGGAAATGCTGCGCAAGGAAGGTGGCATTCATACGGCATTAGGCTCTGCGGGCTCTATTATCTTGTTCGATTGCAATACGATGCATGGTTCGAACAGCAACATTACACCGGATCCGCGCAGTAATGTATTCCTTGTGTACAACAGCAAGGAAAATAAGCTTCAAAAGCCGTATTCCGGACAAAGTCCGCGACCGTTATACATCGCAGCGCGTGAATAA
- a CDS encoding ectoine synthase, which yields MIVKHLVDVIRTKDDIDTPTWNSRRLLLKKDGMGFSMHDTLIKAGTETLIWYRNHVEAVYCIEGEGEIEVVGGVIYPIEAGTLYALDGNEKHLLRAKSQMRMVCVFNPPLTGNEVHDADGVYPLVEIQKTQ from the coding sequence ATGATCGTAAAACATTTGGTTGATGTTATTCGTACAAAGGACGATATCGATACACCGACATGGAATTCGCGGCGTTTGCTGCTCAAAAAGGATGGAATGGGATTCTCGATGCACGATACGCTGATTAAAGCCGGAACTGAAACGCTTATTTGGTACCGTAACCATGTGGAAGCCGTGTATTGCATCGAAGGTGAAGGAGAAATAGAGGTCGTCGGTGGTGTTATTTATCCGATCGAGGCAGGAACACTGTACGCATTGGACGGTAATGAGAAGCATTTGCTGCGGGCAAAGAGCCAAATGCGAATGGTATGTGTGTTTAATCCACCGCTTACGGGCAATGAAGTGCACGATGCGGACGGTGTTTATCCTTTAGTTGAAATCCAAAAGACCCAATAA
- a CDS encoding IS5/IS1182 family transposase gives MPYIRHESLFTLQELYEMEQKDRFLEIFSTIDITPILRLVRKTSLYGAPVEVNYRAMVYSLIVRIVERIPTIKDLIKRLQHDILFRLDCGFMLSEAIPSASSYSRLVRKMSQSYALEEMQDQLLKQAMAESFITDDTVAIDATHIEARDQAPAKQEKEKPKPKKRGRKSKAEREAWLEQKQEEEKQKPIFEKEIAAQLSETFHVLRDEMPLHPQWGIKKNSDGKNVFWYGYKGHLAVGTKSQYILGAMLSSGNLNDGKAAIPLLKGIALQHPNFHFNYAAMDAGYDYEPIYKQVREAKAHAVIAYNRRREPELVGFDEHFAPTCVREHSYRYDSYDSKYETLKYVRPKECESCPLTHDSLCQKVYKMKITIDLRKYSAPARGSKLWKEIAKKRSAVERVNAYLKEFFQLNNVRHRTGQKAKAHFNLVTLVYNCTKLACDRLSRQLQEVAA, from the coding sequence ATGCCATATATACGACACGAGAGCTTATTTACCCTGCAAGAGCTTTATGAAATGGAACAAAAAGATCGTTTCCTTGAGATTTTCTCTACCATCGATATTACGCCTATCTTGCGCTTGGTCAGAAAAACATCTCTTTATGGCGCTCCCGTTGAAGTGAATTACAGGGCGATGGTCTATTCCTTAATCGTTAGAATCGTTGAACGTATTCCTACGATCAAAGATTTAATAAAGCGTCTTCAGCATGACATCCTATTCCGCTTGGATTGTGGCTTTATGCTTTCAGAAGCCATTCCTTCTGCATCTTCCTATTCCAGGCTGGTGCGCAAGATGAGCCAAAGCTATGCGCTAGAAGAAATGCAAGACCAGTTGTTAAAGCAAGCCATGGCAGAATCATTCATTACGGACGATACCGTTGCCATAGATGCAACTCATATCGAGGCTCGGGATCAAGCGCCTGCAAAGCAAGAAAAGGAAAAACCCAAACCTAAAAAGCGTGGTCGAAAATCAAAAGCCGAACGTGAAGCTTGGCTCGAACAAAAACAAGAAGAAGAGAAACAAAAGCCAATCTTCGAGAAAGAAATCGCTGCACAACTCAGCGAGACGTTCCATGTTCTAAGGGATGAAATGCCTCTTCACCCGCAGTGGGGAATCAAGAAAAATAGTGATGGGAAAAACGTCTTTTGGTATGGCTATAAAGGTCATCTTGCAGTCGGAACCAAGAGTCAATATATCCTTGGAGCCATGCTCTCTTCTGGGAACTTGAATGATGGTAAAGCCGCGATTCCGCTCCTAAAAGGGATTGCTTTGCAGCATCCAAATTTCCATTTCAACTATGCAGCGATGGATGCAGGTTACGATTATGAGCCCATATATAAGCAAGTGCGAGAAGCGAAGGCTCATGCCGTTATCGCTTATAACCGTCGGCGAGAACCCGAACTTGTCGGGTTTGACGAACACTTCGCCCCTACCTGTGTGAGAGAGCATTCGTATCGTTACGACAGCTACGACTCGAAATATGAAACGCTCAAATACGTACGACCGAAAGAATGTGAGAGCTGTCCATTAACGCATGATTCACTTTGCCAGAAGGTTTACAAGATGAAGATCACAATTGATCTTAGAAAGTATAGTGCTCCGGCTCGAGGCTCGAAACTTTGGAAAGAAATCGCTAAAAAACGATCTGCAGTCGAAAGAGTGAATGCTTACCTAAAGGAATTCTTCCAGTTGAACAATGTAAGACATCGAACAGGTCAAAAAGCGAAAGCACATTTTAACTTGGTAACGCTGGTTTATAATTGCACAAAGTTAGCATGCGATCGTCTAAGTCGCCAATTACAAGAAGTAGCAGCATAA
- the ectB gene encoding diaminobutyrate--2-oxoglutarate transaminase, with protein sequence MNQMQQQTDKMSVFEQMESEVRSYCRSFRTVFTKASNAKMWDVNGKCYIDFFAGAGALNYGHNDSNIRTKLIDYLLEDGIAHSLDMATKAKETFLLTFNEVILQPRGLNYKVMFPGPTGTNTVESALKTARKVTGRTNVICFTNAFHGMTQGSLSATGNRFKRAGAGLHLGGTTFMPYDGYFGESMDTSFMLEKLLDDPGSGIDLPAAVILETLQGEGGLNSASSEWLRKVEQICRKHKMLLIVDDVQMGCGRTGTFFSFEDSGINPDIVCLSKSIGGYGLPLALTLIKPEYDIWSPGEHNGTFRGNNLGFVAATEALQYWKSNEFQKDIKRKSDVILACLKRLAMDYPDWISEVKGKGFIVGMAFRQPKLAARLCAEAFDNGLIMETSGPYDEVAKLMPPLTIEDAVLKQGLTIMEQALKQVIDTENKAVKNTAVAKIKINA encoded by the coding sequence ATGAATCAAATGCAGCAGCAAACAGATAAAATGAGTGTATTTGAACAAATGGAGTCGGAGGTTCGCAGCTATTGCCGCAGCTTCCGAACGGTATTTACGAAGGCGAGCAATGCGAAAATGTGGGATGTTAACGGGAAGTGCTATATTGACTTTTTTGCCGGTGCAGGCGCATTGAATTATGGGCATAACGATTCCAATATACGGACGAAGCTGATCGATTACTTGCTGGAGGATGGGATAGCCCATAGCCTAGATATGGCTACAAAGGCAAAAGAAACATTCTTGTTAACATTTAATGAGGTAATCTTGCAACCGAGAGGACTGAATTATAAGGTAATGTTTCCTGGTCCTACCGGAACCAATACGGTGGAGAGCGCATTGAAAACGGCACGTAAAGTGACGGGACGAACGAACGTCATATGCTTTACGAACGCATTTCACGGCATGACACAGGGTTCTTTGTCAGCGACAGGAAATCGTTTCAAGAGAGCAGGGGCTGGATTACACCTTGGGGGTACGACCTTCATGCCTTACGACGGTTACTTTGGTGAATCAATGGATACGTCCTTTATGCTGGAGAAGCTTCTGGATGACCCAGGAAGCGGTATTGATCTTCCAGCAGCGGTTATTTTGGAAACATTGCAGGGCGAAGGAGGACTAAACAGCGCTTCCTCTGAATGGCTACGCAAGGTCGAGCAGATTTGCCGCAAGCATAAAATGCTGCTTATCGTTGACGACGTGCAAATGGGCTGTGGACGCACAGGAACGTTTTTTAGTTTTGAGGATTCAGGCATTAATCCGGATATCGTTTGCTTGTCGAAATCAATTGGCGGTTATGGACTTCCTCTCGCATTGACGCTCATCAAGCCGGAGTATGACATTTGGAGCCCGGGCGAGCATAATGGTACATTCCGTGGCAATAATCTTGGCTTTGTAGCAGCTACAGAGGCACTCCAATATTGGAAGTCCAATGAATTCCAAAAGGATATCAAGCGCAAGTCCGACGTCATACTTGCTTGTTTGAAACGTCTGGCGATGGACTACCCAGATTGGATTAGCGAAGTTAAAGGTAAGGGATTTATAGTAGGGATGGCCTTCCGACAACCAAAGCTAGCGGCGAGACTGTGTGCAGAAGCGTTTGATAATGGTTTAATTATGGAAACCTCAGGACCTTACGATGAGGTGGCAAAGCTCATGCCTCCGCTTACAATTGAGGACGCCGTTTTGAAGCAGGGACTTACGATTATGGAGCAAGCTTTGAAGCAAGTTATAGATACCGAAAATAAAGCAGTAAAGAATACGGCAGTCGCTAAGATTAAGATAAATGCATAA
- the ectA gene encoding diaminobutyrate acetyltransferase, with the protein MKHNETECFSLRAPDTSDGSVVWQLIRDAGSLDLNSPYSYIMLCDIFRDTCAVACSGTDIQGFMSGYRCPDKEDTLFVWQVAVSEKFRGRGIAKAMLQELLNRKGNEHIRYVEATIAPENIPSRRLFTGLAAEHGTECKVAEHYGKHLFPVGMNHEPELLFRIGPLRKRSHH; encoded by the coding sequence TTGAAGCATAATGAAACTGAATGCTTTAGTCTGCGCGCTCCTGACACCAGTGACGGTTCAGTTGTATGGCAGCTCATTAGGGATGCGGGCTCGCTTGATTTAAATTCTCCGTACAGCTATATCATGCTTTGCGATATATTTCGAGATACGTGTGCGGTTGCTTGTAGCGGGACGGATATTCAAGGTTTTATGTCCGGTTACCGGTGTCCTGATAAGGAGGATACGTTGTTCGTTTGGCAGGTAGCCGTAAGCGAGAAATTCAGAGGACGAGGCATTGCGAAGGCAATGCTGCAAGAGCTATTGAACCGTAAGGGAAATGAACATATACGGTACGTCGAAGCAACCATCGCACCTGAAAATATTCCCTCCAGAAGGCTATTTACGGGTCTTGCAGCAGAACACGGAACGGAATGCAAAGTAGCCGAGCACTACGGCAAGCACCTATTCCCAGTAGGGATGAACCATGAGCCAGAGCTGTTGTTTCGTATCGGTCCGCTTCGTAAGCGTAGCCATCATTAA
- the ehuA gene encoding ectoine/hydroxyectoine ABC transporter ATP-binding protein EhuA, giving the protein MVRYQSIQKSFGDLQVIKGIDLDIFPGEKIALIGPSGSGKTTLGRMLMTLEEPSSGTITIEDEPLWQMELKGKLVRANEKHLRKMRGKVGMVFQHFNLFPHLTVLCNVTMAPRSVLGLSKEEAEDRAVMMLRKVGLEQKLHVYPSQLSGGQKQRVAIARALVMQPKVMVFDEVTSALDPELVGEVLSVIKEIALEGQMAMMLITHEMEFAREVADRVIFGAEGLIVEQGTPEELFRNPKSERLQAFLQRFL; this is encoded by the coding sequence ATGGTTCGTTATCAGTCCATACAGAAAAGTTTCGGGGATCTGCAAGTTATTAAAGGAATTGACTTGGATATATTTCCGGGAGAAAAAATTGCGCTTATTGGACCTAGCGGTTCCGGCAAGACAACGCTTGGCAGGATGCTGATGACGCTAGAGGAGCCATCTTCAGGGACGATTACAATTGAAGATGAACCATTATGGCAAATGGAACTAAAGGGGAAGCTGGTTCGGGCCAATGAAAAGCACCTGCGAAAAATGCGCGGCAAAGTAGGGATGGTCTTTCAGCATTTCAACTTATTCCCTCATTTGACGGTGTTGTGTAATGTGACGATGGCTCCCAGATCTGTACTTGGATTATCAAAGGAAGAGGCTGAGGATCGGGCTGTTATGATGCTTCGCAAGGTCGGATTGGAACAGAAGCTGCATGTATATCCATCTCAGCTCTCCGGTGGGCAAAAGCAACGTGTGGCGATTGCGAGGGCGCTGGTCATGCAGCCGAAGGTGATGGTATTCGACGAGGTAACCTCTGCCCTAGATCCTGAGCTTGTTGGCGAAGTGTTGTCCGTCATCAAAGAAATCGCTCTAGAGGGCCAGATGGCAATGATGCTTATAACGCATGAAATGGAGTTTGCCCGCGAGGTAGCGGATCGTGTTATTTTCGGGGCGGAAGGTCTTATTGTTGAGCAAGGGACTCCGGAAGAACTGTTTAGAAACCCGAAAAGTGAACGTCTGCAAGCATTTTTACAGCGGTTTCTTTAG